The genomic region ATGGCTGGGCTATGAACTGCCCCAATCACCACGATATTATTCAAGTCGCTACCATTCAGGCCTAATATCACCTCATCGCCTATGGAGGGCGTGAAGATCGTGCCGGAGAATTCACCTGCTTGTAATGTAGCCAGTCGCGCCCACACACCCTGGCCTGTGGGATCAATCAAGGGGCAGGTGACTTTGATTCTTTCGTTGACAGCTGGATCATCACTGACTTCTTGCACGATACCCGTTAGCATGGTGGGGAGTTGTTTGCTATTGGTTGGCTCAGCGCATATCTTTCGCGGCAATCCAATCTGGAAGTGGGTGACTGGTGCTGCTCCTGGAGCAAGTTCATAAGTGATCCCACTAATGTAATAGTATCCAGATAAATGGTGACTGATGTCTGACAGTAGTAATGTTTGTCCTGGATAGGCGACATGTAAGGATTGTGCCGTAATCGTGCCTTGCACCAGACTTAATCTGGAGTATGCGAGTAGGGCATCTGCCATGATTTGGAGTTGAGGTAGGGTATATTCCCCGCTAATTCGCTGTACCTTTGTGACTGGATGATCTTTGCCCAACAGTGCAAAGGCTGAAAGATGCGCATTGACTGGAAAATCAATATTTTTTGCTTCAACAGTCTCCAGCGCCTGATTGCTGTAACACCATGCCTGGAGTTCCAAAGCATCTACCTGATGGTAGGTGTCTATATCAATCTCTAGGTTGATGATGTTTTCATGTGGTAGCGGAAACCCATTTGCCGTCCCTAATTCTGGAGAGGTGACTGTGACGGTATTACCGTTACAACAGGCGACCAAGCCCGTTTCCTGAAGGCGTTGCAAGACAAAATTCCAGTCACTCGTGTTGTGCTGAATTAAATACTCATGCTGTACACCTGAGGAGTCAATGTAGGCTTCGATGCCGTGGCTAGCCAGTATTTGGTGAATGATTTCACCATCGGTCATTTCATGAAAAATTTGGTTTTGAGGCAGGGTGGTCAATGCAGTGGCTGCATGACAGCAATTCAGGATAAGTAAAGTATCTTTGACCGAGTACTGAATTTTTTGTGTCGCGATAACGCCTAAAAATAGTGGGGTGTCATTCGAGTGGATGTCTACTTTATTTCCTGGAAGTAGTCTTTTAGCAACTTGATCAAGTTCTGTGAGTGAACTGAATGCCAGTTGGATAGATGCAGAAGGCAGTGCATTCAAGCGATGTTGTATTGATAATGCATGGGGCGTGCTTAATCGCTCTCCAGCAACCAACACTTCGACGCTAGATATCGTCACGAAACCGGCTCCGATGGCAAAGGTTTGCTAGGAGGACTGGGTTGTTGTCGCTGACGGATGACAACATTGATCGGGCTTGTCTTAGCCCGGATCTTGACTCGATTTACCGGTTTTCCAGGCCTGGTGATTGCTGGTTTCAAGTCGGGGGCTGATATGACTTTATGTAGCTTTAGTATGATAAATTCGGCAGGCCTGAGCAAGGCAATGCCTACATGCACAATTATTCGTCCCGCTGCGATATCCTGGGTGGACATGGTCTGGTTAAGGCCTATCCTGACATAGAATGCTTGTTCAGGTTTATCTCCAACTAAAGCACCCTCCCGCCAAAGCGTGTGCAGAAAATCCTGGCACTGGTGACCAACCAAACTCCATGTAGCTTCATCATTTTTCTCAAAGGTTTGCTGATCCAGGAATCGACGTAGAGAGGCCTGCACAAATCCACGGGTAAGCAAATGGGCTATATAACGCCATTCGCTGTCATTGCTGGCTAATGTGTGTCCTCCCCACATCAAGAGAGCATTGTCGAAGCGACGAATGGCATTGATTGATTTACCTGTTGGGTGAATATTCAGCGATTCTTGAATGATGTTATCAATGGTGGCGCTTAATGAAATGATTTCCTTGATGGGGGTATGGTTAGGGGTTGTCCAAATGTTACGCTTGCGGGCATTGGCTTCAAATAATGCCATGATGCTGCCGCTGGGAGGAAGCATCCTGTTGAATCGTATCGCAGGGGATGCTTCCAGTTGTTTATGAAGCAGGTGAGATTGGAGCTTGGTGGCTTTGTGAAAATCATTCCAGGCTGTGGCAACGCCAGGCGTATATTTGATTTCCAGGTCGACATAGCCTGAGATGCCAGCCGCAGCTGTTTCCAGCCATGGCATGAACGCTGCACCGTGTTGCAGGCCTCGCTGACCGATATCATGGCGGAACGTATTGACCGTCATCTCCCGAGTCTGGTCATTGCAATAGGGGACATCCAGAATTGCTAGGCAATAATCCTGTTGTGCACAATATTGCAGTAGTTTCCTTTGGAGTTGAGGTAATTCTGCTAGCGAAACAGCATCGGGGATCGCAACCAGTGTAAATGCGGCGTTTAGGGGTAATGCTCTAATGGCCGCTTTCAGCGCAGAAGCATCTGGTGCCCGGGAATATGGGCCAACGGAAAGAATTTCGCATTGTCCACCTCCATTGGCGAAGTATTGATGTACGGCTGCATAAAGGTAAAAAGGACTGTAGCTGTGGGCATTGACGATATTACCTTTGCCGTCCAATAGCACGCGTAGGGTTTCTGGCGCACCTTTGCCAAAGTGTTCTTCGTATTCTGCAAGTGAGGAAACGCTGTAGCGCTTACCCAATGGTAATGGATGTCCATTGGCATCCTGGGATTTTTCTGTATGGCCAATGAATAGGGGCAGGCATGCGGCAACAGGCTCAATGTTGGGTGCAATAGCTATTTCCTGTACATAAATGCCAGGATGTTGATAGTTCCCCATGTAAAGCTCCCCTATCATTATTTTAAATATAACCATATTACGGCAATTTGTTGTCAGTATTTAAGTATTTCGTGAATTGAATGAAAAATTCTATGTGATGGATACGATGCACGCCGCTAAAATGCGCACATGAATCATCAAGTGCTTACCTCTCCCTTACCGGGAAGCAAAACAGAATTACGGCAAGCGGCACTGATGTTGCTCTGTGAATGTGACCCGGTACGCAAGTCTCAAGACGTGGCAGCCCTGCAAGCAGCCTGGAATGAAGGAAGCGTGAGCTTGGTGCCTGAGCTGCATTTGAATGCTCCCGGCAATATTCCGGGTCGTCCGGAAAAACCGGAGCTGGTAGCCCCTCAAGCATTGGGGCGACGCTCAATGAGGACTGAGCAAGGCAGGGCCGCGCTTATTCATGCTTTATCCCACATTGAGTTTAACGCGATCAATTTGGCTTTGGATGCTATATGGCGCTTTTCCGCCATGCCGGCACAATATTATGTGGACTGGCTGAAGATTGCAGCAGAAGAGGCGTTGCACTTCACCATGCTGCATGACCACTTACAAAGCCTAGGCTATCGTTACGGTGATTTCACCGGGCACGATAGCCTATGGGAGATGGTAGCGAAAACCAGCGACGATGTGTTGGCGCGCATGGCTTTGGTACCGCGTACCCTGGAGGCACGTGGACTCGATGCCTCGCCGCCTTTGCGGGCCAAGCTGGCCCAGGCTGGCGACCTCAAGGCGGCAGCCATTCTTGATATCCTCCTGCGTGACGAAATTGGTCATGTAGCAATTGGCAACCGCTGGTATGGCTGGCTGTGCGAGCAGCGGGGATTGGAGCCCGTCTCCACTTATGCCCGGCTTACCGCGCAATACCAGGCTCCCAAGCTGCGCGGCCCGTTCAATTTCCCGGCACGCCGGGCAGCCGGCTTCAGCGAAGCCGAACTGGCGCTGATGGCCGAGCGTCGGGAGTAGCAAGGCACAGATTGAAGGATGGCTCACTTTTGCTAGCAGTTCTAAAGCGCTACCTACATTAGATTCATTGCACGCATCCGCCGGTACAGCGTATTGCGGCTGATACCGAGCTGCCGCGCCACTGCAGAGACATTGCCGGCATGCGATTGCATGGCCGCCTTGATGGCCTCCGCCGTCAGTTTGCTCAATGAAAGCGCCGCGTCTTCCTCAACGCCGTTTTTCATGTCGTCGAGAAAGTCCTGCGTCAAGTGCATCATGGAGATGGGGCTTGCTCCCGACAGTGCCAGTGCCGTACGCAGCACATTATGCAATTGGCGGACATTGCCTGGCCAAGGGTGAGACTTGAATAACGCCATGACCTCCCGGTCTATCGTCTTGCCTGCGGCATTCTCTGTCTGCAGGATGGTGTTGATCAGTGCAGGCAAATCCTGGCGCTGCCGCAGTGCAGGCAGGGTGGCGGTGAGGCCGTTCAGGCGATAGTAGAGGTCGCGGCGGAATTCGCCGCGCTCGACCTTCTCGCGCAGTTTCTGGTTGGTGGCGCTCAACAGCGCGAAATTGACGGGCTTGGGTTTGGTGCTACCCAGGGGCGTGACGCTGCGTTCCTGCAATACCCGCAGCAAGCGCGCTTGCAAGGCTAGCGGCATGTCGCCGATTTCATCCAGGAACAGGGTACCGCCGTCGGCCTGCTCCAGTTTGCCCACGCTGCCCTTGCGGCGCGCCCCGGTAAAGGCGCCTTCCTCGTAACCGAATAGTTCTGATTCAATCAGGCCTTCTGGCAAGGCTGCGCAGTTGACGGCAACCCATGGACCCCGGCTGCGGGTGCTGGCTTCGTGGATGGCCCGTGCGAACAACTCCTTGCCTACGCCGGTTTCACCCTCGATCAGGATGGGAATGTCCTGATCGAGGACAAGCTCTACCTGGCTGATGATGCGGGCAACGCGCGGGTCGCCGGTATTCAGCATCTGCAGGCTGGCAGCGCAATGCCGTTCGCTGGCCGAGGAGTTGGTGGCCCCAGGCTGGCGGACGCCAGGTGCTTGTCGCAACGTCATGCGCGCGTAAAGCCGCGCTTCCCGCGTAGTATAAAGCGGTGTTACCAGTGAACTTCCCTGCGCCGCCTGCATCAGCGATTCCGGCCTGCAGGCAAACAATTCGCTGAATAGCGAGTCTTCCAGTTTCTCATGTGTGATGCCGAGCTGGAACTGGCCACTGCGATTCAGTGCCATTAGTCGGTGCCGATCGTCGAAGATGGCAATGCCTTCCCACAATGTGCCGATGAATTCCGGCCGGGCATGAAAATGCAGTGAATACGCCCCGGCATGGCTGGCGATGAACAGCCGGTTCTCGATCATTTGCGCCGACATGCGCACCAGTGCCAGGGTATGCTGCTGCGGCATGCTGGCGTCTGTCGACACGTCCAGCGTGCCCATTATCTGGTTGCGCGCGTTCAGTATGGGCACTGCCGAGCAAGCCAACACATGATTGCGTTCGAGGAAATGTTCCGCGCCTTGTACCGTCATGGGGGAACGTTCCACCAACGCCGTGCCGATGGCATTGGTGCCGCGCAGGCTTTCCTGCCAGGATGAGCCGGGAATCAGGGCCACGCGCTGGGCATCATCAAGAAATTCGCTATTGCCTTGGCTATGCAGGATGAAGCCCTGGGCGTCGGTCAGCACGATTACGCTGCGCGTATGGCTGATCTGCGCGTTGAGGCTTTCCATTTCAGGCCTGGCGTGCGATAGCAGTAACTGATTGGCTTCCTGCTTTTCCAGCAGTTCCTGTTGGGTCAGTATTTCGGTGCGCACTGGAGCGCCAGCTTCCATGCCGTTTTCCACACACCTGCGCCAGGAGCGCTCGATTTCCTTGGAAACGCTGCCTTTTTCCACGGCACCATGCGCAAGGAATTGGCTTTTTGCATCCAGAAACCGAGGCCCGTCAGGATAAGGATTATGCATGGGTTAAGTCCCTGATTGTATGGGGTTGAACTAGTGTGTTAGGCAATTTAGCACCTGTTCACGGATGACACAACTTTTCCTGAGGCTGGTGTGGCGGCATGCACGCGCAAGGCTAGCAATCGTGCTGGGAAATCCCTTGCCCCGTCTTGGTTTCGGCATCTTCTCAGAGGTCAGAGGATTGGCGTGGGATCGGGCAGGTGGCGGCGCTACCTGGGTGTTGTGACTAGTCCCGCATTCATTCAGGGGTCACGGCGGGGGAAGAAACTCGCTGCATTCATGTTTGCTCATTATTGATTGGGGAGTTGTGATGAAGTTGAAATCCGTTGTTCGAAATCGATTCGCCATTGCTGCATGGTTGTTGGCAGCCATTGGCGTGCAGCCGGTGGCTGCGGTATCCGCTGCCACTGCGGCGCCTACCCAATGGTCTTTTGGCATCCTTGCTGATACCCAGGGGGCAAGCGATCCGCGAGGTGTTTCCGTCAGGCTGATGCAGCCAGTCATTGACCGCTTCGCCAACCACCACGACATTGAC from Methylobacillus flagellatus KT harbors:
- a CDS encoding ferritin-like domain-containing protein, which encodes MNHQVLTSPLPGSKTELRQAALMLLCECDPVRKSQDVAALQAAWNEGSVSLVPELHLNAPGNIPGRPEKPELVAPQALGRRSMRTEQGRAALIHALSHIEFNAINLALDAIWRFSAMPAQYYVDWLKIAAEEALHFTMLHDHLQSLGYRYGDFTGHDSLWEMVAKTSDDVLARMALVPRTLEARGLDASPPLRAKLAQAGDLKAAAILDILLRDEIGHVAIGNRWYGWLCEQRGLEPVSTYARLTAQYQAPKLRGPFNFPARRAAGFSEAELALMAERRE
- a CDS encoding phage tail sheath family protein yields the protein MGNYQHPGIYVQEIAIAPNIEPVAACLPLFIGHTEKSQDANGHPLPLGKRYSVSSLAEYEEHFGKGAPETLRVLLDGKGNIVNAHSYSPFYLYAAVHQYFANGGGQCEILSVGPYSRAPDASALKAAIRALPLNAAFTLVAIPDAVSLAELPQLQRKLLQYCAQQDYCLAILDVPYCNDQTREMTVNTFRHDIGQRGLQHGAAFMPWLETAAAGISGYVDLEIKYTPGVATAWNDFHKATKLQSHLLHKQLEASPAIRFNRMLPPSGSIMALFEANARKRNIWTTPNHTPIKEIISLSATIDNIIQESLNIHPTGKSINAIRRFDNALLMWGGHTLASNDSEWRYIAHLLTRGFVQASLRRFLDQQTFEKNDEATWSLVGHQCQDFLHTLWREGALVGDKPEQAFYVRIGLNQTMSTQDIAAGRIIVHVGIALLRPAEFIILKLHKVISAPDLKPAITRPGKPVNRVKIRAKTSPINVVIRQRQQPSPPSKPLPSEPVS
- a CDS encoding phage baseplate assembly protein V, coding for MTISSVEVLVAGERLSTPHALSIQHRLNALPSASIQLAFSSLTELDQVAKRLLPGNKVDIHSNDTPLFLGVIATQKIQYSVKDTLLILNCCHAATALTTLPQNQIFHEMTDGEIIHQILASHGIEAYIDSSGVQHEYLIQHNTSDWNFVLQRLQETGLVACCNGNTVTVTSPELGTANGFPLPHENIINLEIDIDTYHQVDALELQAWCYSNQALETVEAKNIDFPVNAHLSAFALLGKDHPVTKVQRISGEYTLPQLQIMADALLAYSRLSLVQGTITAQSLHVAYPGQTLLLSDISHHLSGYYYISGITYELAPGAAPVTHFQIGLPRKICAEPTNSKQLPTMLTGIVQEVSDDPAVNERIKVTCPLIDPTGQGVWARLATLQAGEFSGTIFTPSIGDEVILGLNGSDLNNIVVIGAVHSPAMPRPWANPSQYGYKSPNGLLLSLDDAGQEIQISTQNGPLLKLSKDEKESLVLEDQHNNSIHFSQAGIHLQSRCLSLEGNDIKMNGQNIEIKAGSLKLNSEATAEISATSILALKGSMIHIN
- a CDS encoding sigma-54-dependent Fis family transcriptional regulator encodes the protein MHNPYPDGPRFLDAKSQFLAHGAVEKGSVSKEIERSWRRCVENGMEAGAPVRTEILTQQELLEKQEANQLLLSHARPEMESLNAQISHTRSVIVLTDAQGFILHSQGNSEFLDDAQRVALIPGSSWQESLRGTNAIGTALVERSPMTVQGAEHFLERNHVLACSAVPILNARNQIMGTLDVSTDASMPQQHTLALVRMSAQMIENRLFIASHAGAYSLHFHARPEFIGTLWEGIAIFDDRHRLMALNRSGQFQLGITHEKLEDSLFSELFACRPESLMQAAQGSSLVTPLYTTREARLYARMTLRQAPGVRQPGATNSSASERHCAASLQMLNTGDPRVARIISQVELVLDQDIPILIEGETGVGKELFARAIHEASTRSRGPWVAVNCAALPEGLIESELFGYEEGAFTGARRKGSVGKLEQADGGTLFLDEIGDMPLALQARLLRVLQERSVTPLGSTKPKPVNFALLSATNQKLREKVERGEFRRDLYYRLNGLTATLPALRQRQDLPALINTILQTENAAGKTIDREVMALFKSHPWPGNVRQLHNVLRTALALSGASPISMMHLTQDFLDDMKNGVEEDAALSLSKLTAEAIKAAMQSHAGNVSAVARQLGISRNTLYRRMRAMNLM